In Pseudomonas sp. LRP2-20, the genomic window TCTTGCTGCCGACGTTGAAGGGAAGGCTGCGGCCGCCTTGGGTCAGTACGGCGGTGCCGGGCTTCTGGGTCAGCGGGATGCCGACGATGGCCAGCCAGTTGTCCTGTTCCTTGACCACCAGCACCGGCTTGCCATCGAAGCGCGCGCTAGGCGCCGTGGCTGCCGGGCCGAGGTCGACCACCGCCACGCCACCTGGCACGGGCTTGTTCAGGGTGCGGGTGATGTAGCTGGCCTGGGCGCCTGCGGCCAGCAGCATGAGGGAAAGGGCGAGCAGGTGCGCGAACAGGCGGGGCATGTGTCAGTCCAGTAAAGAGAGGGTGACCGGGGTCAGGTGATTGTCTTCGACACGTACCTGCAGCTCACCCTGGTTCAGGCGGGCGGTCAGGCGTTGGCCATTGCGGGTCTGTTCGGCACTGCGGATGGCCTGGCCATGCTCGTCGAGGAGGATGCTGTAGCCACGCGCCAGGGTCGCCAGGGGGCTGACCACTTGCAGCGTTTGCAGTTGTGCCTGGAAGCGCTGGCGGCGGTCCTTGAGCACCTCGTGCATGGCCCGTGGCAGGCGCTCGGCGAGGCTGTCCAGGCGCTGGCCCAGCAGTTTCAACGTGCGCCCCGGGTGCTGCGCGGCCAGGCGTGTATCGAGGCGCGCCAGGCGCTCACGGCGCTGGTTGAGGTTGAGCATGAACGCCCGGCGCAGGCGCATGTCCAGGTCGTCCAGGCGTTGCGCCTGCTGGCGCAGGCGCTCGCCGGGGTGGCGCAGGCGGCGGGTCAGCGACTCCAGGCGCAGGCGGTCGTGGCTCAGGCGGTTCTGCATGCGCAGCAGCAGGCGCCGCTGCAGGCCGTCCAGGCGCTGCTGCAGGCCGCTGTTGTCGGGAGCCAGCAGTTCGGCGGCAGCCGAGGGTGTAGGTGCGCGCACGTCGGCGACGAAGTCACTGATCGACACATCGGTCTCGTGGCCCACGGCGCTGACGATCGGCGTCACGCAGGCAGCCACGGCACGTACCACGGCTTCTTCGTTGAAGCACCAGAGGTCTTCCAGCGAGCCACCACCACGAGCCAGGATCAGCGCGTCGAAGCCCAGCCGGTCAGCCTGCTGCAAGGCGCGGACGATCTGGTTGATCGCCTCGCGGCCCTGCACGGCGGTGGGAATCAGGTTCAGCTCGACCTGTGGCGCGCGGCGGCGGAACACGCTGATGATGTCACGGATCACCGCGCCAGTGGGCGAGGTGATGATGCCGATGCGTTGCGGATGCGCCGGCAGCGGCTTCTTGCGCTCGGCGCTGAACAGCCCCTCGGCGCCGAGCTTTTCCTTCAGCGCCTCGAAGGCCAGGCGCAGGGCGCCATCACCGGCCGGCTCGACCGTGTCGAGGATCAGCTGGTAGTCACCACGCCCTTCGAACAGCGAGACCTTGCCGCGCACGCGCACCGCCAGGCCGTCACGCAGGGCCTGGCGCACGCGGGTGGCGTTCTGCCGGAACAGCGCGCAACGCACCTGGGCGCCGCTGTCCTTGAGGGTGAAGTACATGTGGCCGGAGGCCGGGCGGGCGAGGTTGGAAATCTCGCCTTCCACCCAGACGCTGCGGAACACGTCTTCCAGCAGCACGCGGGCGCGGCCGTTGAGCTGGCTGACGGTGAGGACCTCGCGGTCCAGGCCGAGTCGTTCGAAAGGGTCTCTGATCATGGCGGGCATCATAAAGGACATCGGCCCCGATTGTCTGTCTTGCCCCTGTCTTCGGGCATATCGCGGTCACTGCCGGAGCGCATTCATTCATGGCCGGTGCCGTCAACCCTGCATCGCCGCCACGAACTGGTGCACCATCTGTCCCGCATCGCGCCGGCAGGCCAGCGCCACTGTACTCTCGCATGCCCCTTCCAGCGCCACGAAGCTGACCGACGCCGGGGCAATTTCGCGCATGCACGCCGGCAACAACGCTACCCCGAACCCGGCCTGGATCAGCTGCAACTGCGTGGTCTTGCGCGACAGCACCTGCGCTGCCCGAGGGAAAAACCCCGCCCCCATGCACAACGAAGCCGACAGGTAACTCAACCCCCCACGGTCGCGGTGCGGGATGGAAACAAAGCGCTGTTCCCGAAGTTGCTCCAGCCGCACCTGCGCAGCATCGGCCAGCGGATGCCCTGCGGCGACTGCCAGCAGCAACGGTTCGCTGAACAGCTCGTGCAGCACCACGCCTTCATGCTGGCGCAGCACCGGCAAGCGCAACAGGCCAATATCCAGCCGCCCGGCGGCGATATCCTCCAACTGCGCCTCCGACGACTGCTGGGCGATCTCCAGCGCAATCCCCGGGTTGCCCCGCAGATAGCCGCCCAGGCGAGCCAGCAGCGGGCCGGTCAGCGGTACCGTGCTGGAGTGGTTCAGGCGCAGGCTGCCTTGTAGCCCTTCGCCAATGTCGCGGGTCACCCGCTCAGCCTGGGCCAGGTCGGCCAGCAAGCGCAGCGCGCGCTCCAGGAAGGCCTGGCCGGCCAGCGTCAGGCGCGGCAGGCGCGCGGTGCGCTCGAACAGTGGTGTGCCCAGTTGCTGCTCCAGCTCCTTGATCTGCCGGCTCAG contains:
- the xseA gene encoding exodeoxyribonuclease VII large subunit, which gives rise to MIRDPFERLGLDREVLTVSQLNGRARVLLEDVFRSVWVEGEISNLARPASGHMYFTLKDSGAQVRCALFRQNATRVRQALRDGLAVRVRGKVSLFEGRGDYQLILDTVEPAGDGALRLAFEALKEKLGAEGLFSAERKKPLPAHPQRIGIITSPTGAVIRDIISVFRRRAPQVELNLIPTAVQGREAINQIVRALQQADRLGFDALILARGGGSLEDLWCFNEEAVVRAVAACVTPIVSAVGHETDVSISDFVADVRAPTPSAAAELLAPDNSGLQQRLDGLQRRLLLRMQNRLSHDRLRLESLTRRLRHPGERLRQQAQRLDDLDMRLRRAFMLNLNQRRERLARLDTRLAAQHPGRTLKLLGQRLDSLAERLPRAMHEVLKDRRQRFQAQLQTLQVVSPLATLARGYSILLDEHGQAIRSAEQTRNGQRLTARLNQGELQVRVEDNHLTPVTLSLLD
- a CDS encoding LysR family transcriptional regulator; protein product: MTSIRQLRYFVEIAECGSFSAAAERLYIAQSALSRQIKELEQQLGTPLFERTARLPRLTLAGQAFLERALRLLADLAQAERVTRDIGEGLQGSLRLNHSSTVPLTGPLLARLGGYLRGNPGIALEIAQQSSEAQLEDIAAGRLDIGLLRLPVLRQHEGVVLHELFSEPLLLAVAAGHPLADAAQVRLEQLREQRFVSIPHRDRGGLSYLSASLCMGAGFFPRAAQVLSRKTTQLQLIQAGFGVALLPACMREIAPASVSFVALEGACESTVALACRRDAGQMVHQFVAAMQG